The Mercenaria mercenaria strain notata chromosome 10, MADL_Memer_1, whole genome shotgun sequence genome contains a region encoding:
- the LOC123561654 gene encoding DC-STAMP domain-containing protein 2-like, translating to MFRAVRDSEGSDFLKSISLISGDQLSAVYVLDETWYIGFNERHKNTGAFLSTCEEQQEYNAPRSEEKEEEKVYKAEDSSSKSNKNVRFDEIKLEHSVSIPETMASMQVPSFRGYSGDQLAKYDDCCNGTTEGKDTISVNGGSEHRFRKLSLLQSSTENLIKSSKEEKRGIKAIFGVISGLLIGLLMFLVYHYNFGYTLKEAGILMIVLTVLLCIGMALSTFIRCIIALVVPNFFTGIGRAILLSAIFALILKHPVSNISHNARETGSSIACVVELAANETRVLQRQFEKQHGGLKDLMDELHSKFTLVTDILNQTTMSDEALHVSRKKCRDVVKSVEAGCNINYTSAQANLTQLWKLSFCTGIDFSKNCDGIQLGVDLNDIVKKIRSALNDVTSHFDVDFGISEEFSVNANDSNTEVRKDKEGKLDAFDTAMSVIRKCLSLSLLLVFLMSFWYLRNYLAKDDYDNIYITKQFKEIDKEAEKNGRETVLPLKTREKSEYVNTLSFKLNSTEVSNSKIGLIQVLLHFLLCILIIIFDCVLYYILNLVREYGDIELEIESRGHVKIVVEGSGPIADFYNNSLGQGFNMTFDTGPCLPEPKEPSVAVVPVVLVLYVIALAVVLLRAYGMRLRRKVSAYYYPEQELARLDYLHKKIRHRRLGFLIFLRQQIRSTHKEEQVKNKFRFSSWLAFNCPFIAQILPRRNRVECTGCGQRETSLSKVKLTKCNGIKGGVHCDAVYCKECYTALQETCPLCVCTVPQETCPLCSSNGTLIPRE from the exons ATGTTCCGTGCCGTTCGCGACTCCGAAGGATCGGACTTCTTAAAATCCATTTCCTTGATTTCTGGTGACCAACTCTCGGCGGTCTACGTTCTAGATGAGACTTGGTACATTGGTTTCAATGAGAGACATAAGAACACCGGGGCCTTCCTATCGACGTGCGAGGAACAACAAGAATACAATGCACCACGATCAG aagaaaaagaagaggaAAAAGTATACAAAGCGGAAGATAGTTCTTCAAAATCTAACAAAAATGTCAGatttgatgaaattaaattagaacattcagtcagtatcccaGAGACGATGGCATCGATGCAGGTGCCTTCATTTAGGGGGTATTCCGGTGATCAGCTTGCAAAGTACGATGACTGCTGCAACGGAACGACCGAGGGCAAAGATACAATTAGTGTGAATGGAGGATCGGAGCATCGTTTTCGAAAACTAAGCTTGTTGCAATCAAGTACAGAAAATCTTATCAAAAGTTCAAAGGAGGAGAAAAGAGGGATTAAGGCAATATTTGGTGTTATTTCAGGACTGTTAATTGGACTTCTCATGTTTCTTGTATACCATTATAATTTTGGGTATACATTGAAAGAAGCTGGGATCTTAATGATCGTTTTGACTGTACTGCTTTGTATTGGTATGGCCCTTTCAACATTCATCAGATGTATTATTGCACTAGTTGTCCCTAATTTCTTTACTGGGATTGGAAGGGCAATTCTGCTATCGGCCATTTTTGCGTTAATCCTGAAACATCCGGTTTCTAATATATCCCACAATGCAAGAGAGACCGGAAGTAGTATTGCCTGTGTTGTTGAACTTGCAGCCAATGAGACACGAGTACTGCAGCGTCAGTTTGAGAAACAACATGGCGGTCTGAAAGACTTGATGGATGAATTACATTCGAAATTTACCCTTGTCACAGATATATTAAATCAGACAACAATGTCTGATGAAGCGTTACATGTTAGTCGAAAG aaatgTCGAGATGTTGTTAAGTCTGTCGAAGCAGGCTGTAACATAAACTATACTTCCGCTCAAGCCAATCTAACACA ATTATGGAAACTTTCATTTTGTACCGGCATTGACTTTTCTAAAAACTGTGATGGAATCCAGCTTGGTGTTGATCTGAACGATATTGTAAAGAAAATCAG ATCTGCGCTAAATGATGTAACCAGTCACTTCGATGTTGATTTTGGCATCTCAGAAGAATTCAGTGTCAACGCAAACGACTCAAATACCGAAGTGCGGAAAGATAAAGAAGGAAAATTAGATGCTTTTGACACTGCTATGTCAGTCATTCGAAAATGCCTTTCTTTATCGCTACTCCTGGTATTCTTAATGTCATTTTGGTATCTCAGAAATTATCTGGCCAAAGATGATTACgacaacatttatatcacaaaacaatttaaagaaattGACAAAGAAGCAGAGAAGAACGGTAGAGAAACCGTTCTACCTTTAAAAACCCGCGAGAAAAGCGAGTATGTAAATACTTTGTCTTTCAAACTAAACTCGACAGAGGTATCTAACTCCAAAATTGGATTAATTCAAGTTTTATTACACTTTCTCCTCTGCATTCTCATTATCATCTTTGACTGcgttttgtattacattttgaACCTCGTAAGAGAATATGGCGACATTGAATTAGAAATTGAATCTCGTGGGCACGTTAAGATAGTTGTAGAGGGCAGTGGGCCAATTGCGGATTTTTACAATAATAGTCTTGGCCAAGGTTTCAACATGACATTTGATACTGGTCCCTGCTTACCAGAACCTAAAGAGCCTTCGGTTGCTGTAGTTCCGGTCGTTCTCGTACTATACGTTATAGCCCTCGCAGTTGTGTTACTACGAGCGTATGGTATGCGCCTGAGAAGGAAAGTTTCAGCGTATTATTATCCGGAGCAGGAACTGGCCCGACTGGACTACCTGCACAAGAAAATACGACACAGACGTTTGGGATTTCTGATATTCTTGCGCCAGCAAATCAGATCTACCCATAAAGAAGAACAAGTGAAAAATAAGTTCCGTTTCTCATCATGGCTAGCATTTAATTGCCCTTTCATTGCGCAGATCTTACCTAGGAGGAACAGGGTTGAATGTACAGGATGCGGGCAACGAGAGACAAGCTTAAGTAAAGTGAAATTAACAAAATGCAACGGGATAAAGGGAGGTGTTCATTGTGATGCTGTATATTGCAAGGAATGCTACACTGCCCTTCAGGAAACCTGCCCTCTGTGTGTGTGTACTGTCCCACAGGAAACTTGCCCTCTCTGTTCAAGCAACGGTACCTTGATACCCCGAGAGTAA
- the LOC123561653 gene encoding uncharacterized protein LOC123561653 — MLSFQNIRELDEYGYTVVPGVISPEECDKYIEQYNQWLTMFNGKWPNSNKGIIRGYNTGHLETTWNIRFKVKAVFSQLWKTEKLMTSFDSVAIGRPPEDGEEPFDDGSSHWLHLDQEACREGLHAYQGAVYLEKACEDDWTLQVMDKSHKVFKKFFEENERAAKKSNEKQFFRLSKTQVRYFEQSRCKIKRVPVPKGGMVLWDSRLVHANAQPKEGRTNPGRWRYVVFVSMTPAS, encoded by the exons ATGTTATCCTTTCAAAATATCAGAGAGTTAGATGAATATGGATACACTGTGGTACCAGGTGTTATTTCACCGGAAGAATGTGATAAATATATAGAACAATATAATCAATGGCTCACAATGTTCAATGGAAAATGGCCAAATTCAAACAAGGGTATCATTAGAGGATATAATACAG GTCATTTAGAGACGACATGGAATATTCGTTTCAAGGTGAAAGCTGTATTTTCGCAGCTATGGAAAACGGAGAAACTAATGACTAGTTTTGATTCAGTTGCTATTGGTAGACCGCCTGAGGATGGGGAGGAGCCATTTGATGACGGGAGCTCTCATTGGCTACATCTAGACCAAGAGGCGTGTCGTGAGGGTCTACATGCATATCAAGGTGCAGTTTATCTCGAGAAAGCTTGTGAAGACGACTGGACGCTACAGGTTATGGACAAATctcataaagtatttaaaaaattctttgaaGAAAACGAAAGGGCCGcgaaaaaatcaaatgaaaaacagttttttAGACTGTCTAAAACTCAAGTCAGGTACTTTGAACAAAGTAGATGTAAAATTAAAAGGGTTCCTGTTCCTAAAGGTGGGATGGTTTTATGGGACTCACGTTTAGTTCACGCCAATGCTCAGCCTAAGGAGGGTCGGACAAACCCTGGGAGATGGAGATATGTTGTATTTGTATCAATGACTCCAGCCAGCTAG
- the LOC123561658 gene encoding uncharacterized protein LOC123561658, whose translation MILIMGMKLTLTMISALFCYQFTTALSLPLIEDNETQNSNDQDQQTHASQTSINTDTSLKSLIDSESEVYVDIGYSEMTEKMNNSKSKLENKSNETEDDPLAGICQTPECIQQLQEYMKWRQDNGYPVPSGRWGK comes from the exons ATGATTCTGATAATGGGG ATGAAACTGACACTTACAATGATATCAGCTCTATTTTGTTACCAGTTCACAACCGCATTGTCATTACCCTTGATTGAAGATAACGAAACACAGAATTCAAACGATCAAGATCAACAGACGCATGCTAGTCAAACATCAATTAACACCGATACTTCTCTCAAGTCCTTGATAGATTCTGAATCAGAAGTTTATGTTGATATTGGGTACTCTGAAATGACAGAAAAGATGAACAATTCCAAAAGTAAATTAGAGAACAAAAGTAACGAGACTGAAGATGATCCACTGGCAGGAATTTGCCAGACACCCGAGTGTATACAGCAACTACAGGAGTATATGAAATGGCGGCAAGACAATGGATACCCGGTACCATCTGGGAGATGGGGCAAATAG